A single window of Rubripirellula lacrimiformis DNA harbors:
- a CDS encoding DUF971 domain-containing protein: MNSMLPRDPQGHQPKPTETDRVPESIQRDGDTGITITWNDGSATAWTNSQLRKACPCATCREKKRGLAEKAKDTSGPIGLPVLSAAEAKPLRIDSMRPVGSYAYNIAFSDGHDSGIFPFVLLHEGPDGAA; this comes from the coding sequence ATGAATTCCATGCTGCCACGCGATCCCCAAGGCCACCAACCGAAGCCGACGGAAACCGACCGAGTTCCCGAATCCATCCAGCGTGACGGGGACACCGGAATCACGATCACCTGGAACGACGGCAGCGCGACCGCTTGGACGAATTCGCAGCTTCGCAAGGCGTGCCCGTGCGCGACCTGCCGCGAAAAGAAACGCGGACTCGCCGAGAAGGCAAAAGACACCAGCGGACCGATCGGGTTGCCGGTGCTAAGTGCTGCCGAAGCGAAACCGCTGCGAATCGATTCCATGCGTCCGGTCGGCAGCTATGCCTACAACATCGCATTCAGCGACGGACACGATTCCGGAATTTTCCCATTCGTATTGCTGCACGAAGGTCCCGACGGGGCAGCCTAG
- a CDS encoding phenylacetate--CoA ligase family protein, giving the protein MNANTATASEYSLSLGELQSIQLTKLNALLDHASQSPFYADRLHGVSRPLQRIDEIRQIPALQKSDLIASQPGMPGRIFELPKSQYTRLHQTSGTRGFPMAVLDTVEDWQWWLRCWDFVLDAADVTAQDVALMAFSFGPFIGFWTAHDALVKRRSTVVPGGGISSEHRLRMIDDYGCTLMCCTPTYALHLVDVAQRAGINLAENSVNRIIVAGEPGGSIPAVRSTIESAWGARVIDHTGASEVGAWGFGSRDGRGIHVIETEFIAEVLRFQDDDPTSGEPVADGETGELVLTNLGRLGGPAIRYRTGDVVKASRPPQRDTRFLWLDGGVIGRSDDMIVIRGVNVFPSSVEAIIRQVEPTAEFRMIVTRDQQMDQLAVEIETDDSGGSKLAGLLRDRLAMRIGVRCVPAESLPRFQAKAKRLIDRRDAPAGN; this is encoded by the coding sequence GTGAACGCAAACACAGCGACCGCATCCGAATACTCACTGAGCCTTGGTGAACTGCAATCGATCCAACTGACCAAGCTGAATGCGCTGCTGGATCACGCGTCCCAAAGCCCCTTTTATGCCGACCGATTGCATGGTGTTTCGCGGCCGCTGCAACGAATCGATGAAATACGCCAGATCCCGGCCCTACAGAAATCGGACCTGATTGCGTCGCAGCCAGGGATGCCCGGACGAATTTTCGAACTGCCGAAAAGCCAATACACTCGGCTGCACCAAACCAGCGGGACCCGTGGCTTTCCGATGGCGGTGCTGGACACCGTCGAAGACTGGCAGTGGTGGCTGCGGTGCTGGGACTTTGTCTTGGATGCCGCCGATGTCACCGCACAGGACGTCGCGTTGATGGCGTTTTCGTTCGGACCGTTCATCGGATTCTGGACGGCGCACGACGCACTGGTCAAACGGCGATCGACCGTCGTTCCGGGGGGTGGCATTTCTAGCGAGCATCGATTGCGAATGATCGACGACTACGGATGCACCCTGATGTGCTGCACCCCGACCTACGCGCTGCACCTGGTGGACGTCGCCCAACGAGCCGGGATCAACCTGGCTGAAAATTCCGTCAATCGAATCATCGTTGCCGGTGAACCGGGCGGTTCGATCCCTGCGGTTCGGTCAACGATCGAATCCGCTTGGGGCGCCCGCGTGATCGACCATACCGGCGCCAGTGAAGTCGGGGCCTGGGGATTTGGAAGCCGCGATGGACGAGGCATTCACGTGATCGAGACCGAGTTCATTGCCGAGGTCCTTCGATTCCAAGATGACGACCCGACATCCGGCGAACCTGTTGCAGACGGCGAGACGGGCGAACTTGTCCTGACCAATCTGGGACGTCTGGGCGGACCAGCTATTCGCTATCGCACCGGCGATGTGGTGAAAGCCTCGCGGCCACCGCAGCGCGACACACGATTTCTATGGTTGGACGGAGGCGTGATCGGCCGATCCGACGACATGATCGTGATCCGTGGCGTGAACGTTTTTCCGTCCAGTGTCGAAGCGATCATTCGACAGGTCGAACCGACGGCCGAGTTCCGCATGATCGTGACAAGAGACCAGCAAATGGATCAGTTGGCCGTTGAAATCGAAACCGACGATTCAGGCGGCTCGAAATTGGCGGGCCTGCTTCGCGACCGATTGGCGATGCGAATTGGCGTTCGCTGTGTGCCAGCGGAATCACTGCCTCGGTTCCAGGCCAAAGCCAAACGATTGATCGATCGCCGCGACGCGCCGGCAGGCAACTGA
- a CDS encoding DUF1559 family PulG-like putative transporter → MKRSTGFTLIELLVVVTIIFLLAVLMLPAITNAREAARSAQCQANLKNIGIGLFKYSSRSPGGQFCSGAYDFRRDGCPDTYGWVADMVNTGEANLNESLDPSNPLLGSEKLNDLLGYDTTDGRGGAGADRMGAGLCGQSSWKGFSDGTATTMGGSDRGSESRAELVSRYFVQGGFSTNYAAGWHLVRGMVKTEGVDASGNGRSDYLATATSGGFDGNGSPTPPDFKALNGTLGPISRREIDRSRIPSRNFGFIGCAGPGDIDEAVLAMDIGHGQDGRRQYSPDNDEAVTYITAGSILAESFNDGPAIYDASSRSVRLIQAGAPLIGNQLCEKNESTTDGCASAWSSDIASATAYIPVLDGSDVLNAPTYLQDTRDWFAVHAGSLNVLMGDGSVKVFFDLNGDGYLNPGFPVGRNQDGSEAPLTDDEIASVGYADSTTEMSQDQFYGGVIWNETYSKGAFEE, encoded by the coding sequence ATGAAACGCTCTACCGGTTTTACCCTGATCGAGCTGTTGGTGGTGGTCACCATCATCTTTCTATTGGCCGTGCTGATGCTGCCAGCGATCACGAACGCTCGTGAAGCCGCTCGTTCGGCCCAGTGCCAAGCCAACTTGAAGAACATCGGCATCGGGCTGTTCAAGTACAGTTCACGCAGTCCCGGCGGCCAATTCTGTTCAGGCGCCTATGACTTTCGTCGCGACGGATGTCCCGACACCTACGGTTGGGTTGCCGATATGGTCAACACCGGCGAAGCCAACTTGAACGAGTCGCTTGATCCGTCGAACCCTTTGCTGGGTTCCGAAAAATTGAACGACTTGTTGGGCTATGACACCACCGATGGTCGTGGCGGTGCCGGCGCCGACCGTATGGGGGCCGGGTTGTGCGGACAATCCAGTTGGAAGGGGTTCAGCGATGGCACGGCAACCACGATGGGCGGAAGCGACCGTGGCAGCGAGAGCCGGGCGGAATTGGTTTCTCGCTATTTCGTCCAAGGCGGATTCAGCACCAACTATGCGGCCGGTTGGCACTTGGTCCGCGGTATGGTCAAGACCGAAGGTGTCGATGCCTCGGGCAATGGCCGATCGGATTACTTGGCAACCGCAACCAGTGGCGGATTCGATGGAAATGGATCGCCAACGCCCCCGGACTTCAAAGCTTTGAACGGAACGCTGGGCCCAATCAGCCGCCGCGAAATCGATCGATCACGCATTCCGTCTAGAAACTTTGGCTTCATCGGTTGCGCGGGACCGGGCGACATCGACGAAGCCGTCTTGGCGATGGATATTGGTCACGGCCAAGACGGTCGCCGCCAATACAGCCCCGACAACGACGAAGCGGTCACGTACATCACCGCGGGTTCCATTCTGGCTGAATCGTTCAACGACGGGCCTGCGATCTACGATGCGTCGTCGCGATCGGTTCGTTTGATCCAAGCGGGCGCCCCGTTGATCGGAAACCAGCTTTGCGAAAAGAACGAATCCACTACCGATGGATGTGCATCGGCATGGTCTTCCGACATCGCGTCCGCGACCGCCTACATTCCCGTGCTGGACGGTTCCGATGTCCTCAATGCACCGACCTACTTGCAGGACACGCGCGACTGGTTCGCCGTTCACGCCGGCTCTTTGAACGTGTTGATGGGCGACGGCAGTGTCAAAGTTTTCTTTGATCTCAATGGCGACGGATACCTGAACCCGGGTTTCCCGGTTGGCCGGAACCAAGATGGATCCGAGGCGCCGTTGACCGACGACGAAATCGCGTCCGTTGGCTATGCCGATTCGACGACCGAAATGTCACAGGATCAGTTCTACGGCGGCGTAATCTGGAACGAAACCTATTCCAAAGGTGCATTCGAAGAGTAA
- a CDS encoding Ig-like domain-containing protein, with translation MNVLGRRLIIGGITLASIAGVSGWLVASVRYEPHGIPKALRPAFKAKIAEVQQRTQSVAKDPSAFPIAAVDQTTFHFGMLDPHSTVHHAFEIRNEGETPLTVGVRETSCKCTVGSLGSPVLLPGGKTNVTLTWHTGYQVESYEQTATITTNDPSKPTIQLKVQGQVRAELVVPTKLVFPKADPGEVPEASLLVYSQIWDDFYLASAESDLPSFHWRVDPVSVDDPELHDKDAKWAWRVHVSAAGSSRGKFAGEVKLHFQTPDSDLPVTRVVNLSGSVRSPICFYSPDIHQHDGLEIGTLPNNQDHQFKLLVRNRGPQDRNVQVISVQPPQLMAELKPMSRPGDYRLILTMPSGATPVVFNRDRQHGYVEVGDPDDPTYRNWFPVYGAGVQVDARR, from the coding sequence ATGAACGTTCTTGGTAGACGGCTAATCATCGGCGGAATCACACTGGCATCGATTGCCGGTGTGTCTGGTTGGTTGGTGGCATCGGTCCGCTACGAACCGCACGGCATTCCGAAAGCCCTGCGGCCTGCGTTCAAAGCGAAAATCGCCGAAGTCCAACAGCGAACGCAATCCGTCGCCAAGGATCCGTCGGCGTTCCCCATCGCGGCGGTCGATCAAACAACGTTTCACTTTGGAATGTTGGACCCGCATTCGACCGTTCACCACGCATTCGAAATTCGCAACGAAGGCGAAACCCCGTTGACCGTCGGTGTGCGCGAAACCAGTTGCAAATGCACCGTCGGCTCATTGGGCAGCCCTGTGTTGCTGCCGGGCGGGAAGACAAACGTCACGTTGACTTGGCACACCGGATATCAGGTCGAAAGCTACGAACAGACCGCAACCATCACGACCAACGATCCGTCCAAGCCGACGATCCAGTTGAAGGTTCAAGGCCAGGTGCGGGCTGAATTGGTGGTCCCAACAAAACTTGTCTTCCCCAAAGCGGACCCCGGTGAAGTTCCGGAGGCAAGCTTGTTGGTCTACAGCCAAATTTGGGACGACTTTTATCTGGCATCAGCCGAAAGCGATCTGCCAAGTTTCCATTGGCGAGTGGATCCGGTTTCGGTCGACGATCCAGAACTGCATGACAAGGATGCCAAGTGGGCTTGGCGAGTCCATGTCTCGGCCGCCGGAAGTTCGCGTGGAAAGTTTGCGGGCGAAGTGAAGTTGCACTTCCAAACTCCCGATTCCGATCTGCCGGTCACTCGCGTGGTCAACCTTTCCGGCAGCGTCCGATCACCGATCTGTTTTTATAGCCCCGATATCCATCAACACGACGGTTTGGAAATCGGCACCCTGCCCAACAACCAAGATCACCAATTCAAGTTGTTGGTTCGCAATCGCGGTCCACAGGATCGCAACGTCCAGGTCATCTCCGTCCAGCCACCGCAGTTAATGGCGGAACTGAAACCGATGTCCCGCCCGGGCGACTATCGGTTGATCTTGACCATGCCATCGGGAGCGACGCCGGTGGTTTTCAATCGAGACCGACAACACGGGTATGTCGAAGTGGGGGATCCGGATGATCCAACCTATCGAAACTGGTTTCCCGTCTACGGCGCCGGCGTCCAAGTCGACGCTCGCAGATGA
- the ruvX gene encoding Holliday junction resolvase RuvX, translating to MDSHTDEESIFPATGRVASVDYGTVRIGIAICDPDRILASPLEVHPAANWEKDGDYFRDLVKDERIVAFVVGLPIHCDGQESDKSRESRRFAKWLSDETDLPVRLFDERFTTAAAKSRMAGAGYTRAKKKKRVDAIAALVLLESFLEACRYHNDVAGEPVTSAATGGDGLDDE from the coding sequence ATGGACTCGCACACCGACGAAGAGTCAATCTTTCCAGCGACCGGGCGTGTGGCATCGGTGGATTATGGAACGGTCCGAATTGGGATCGCCATCTGTGATCCTGATCGGATTTTGGCCAGCCCGTTGGAAGTTCATCCGGCTGCGAACTGGGAAAAAGACGGCGACTATTTCCGTGATCTGGTCAAGGACGAACGGATCGTCGCATTTGTGGTCGGGTTGCCGATCCACTGTGACGGTCAAGAGAGTGACAAGAGTCGTGAATCGCGACGGTTCGCCAAATGGCTGTCCGACGAAACCGACCTTCCGGTTCGATTGTTTGATGAACGCTTCACGACTGCGGCCGCGAAATCCCGCATGGCGGGTGCTGGTTACACCCGTGCCAAGAAGAAAAAGCGAGTCGATGCAATCGCCGCGCTGGTGCTGCTTGAATCGTTCTTAGAGGCCTGCCGGTACCACAACGACGTTGCCGGCGAACCGGTCACCTCTGCAGCGACCGGTGGCGATGGGTTGGACGACGAGTGA
- a CDS encoding DUF502 domain-containing protein: MSSDLTSHSDHDPDVDPGSTRGAGFRRAILRGLGVVLPPLLTIVVLIWAWNTIESYVLGPIEYRIRQAIVWKIEDTLTEVPPGAISINERRLDGFTYKGQRYVPDSTGRRFFPEYVKTIVDERVDYFGPFSPPPASAKAYWHRYVELDYMPRTLVVPVFLIVFTTALYFLGRLFTFGLGRWFVHAFDRTILSIPVVNKVYGSVKQVTDFAFSERDIEFNRVVAIQYPSQGIWSLGFVTGNSMSEISEAIGEPMLSVLMPTSPMPMTGFTVTVKRSEAIDLNLTIDEAIQFIVSCGVVVPPQQRVERPVSKGKAAPNALQLKPGPGGVPAPNTPSNS, translated from the coding sequence ATGAGTTCTGATCTCACTTCCCATTCTGATCACGATCCAGACGTCGATCCTGGCTCGACTCGCGGTGCCGGATTTCGTCGTGCCATCCTGCGTGGTCTCGGTGTCGTTCTGCCGCCTCTGTTGACCATCGTCGTGTTGATCTGGGCCTGGAATACCATCGAAAGCTACGTGCTAGGTCCAATCGAATATCGGATCCGCCAAGCGATCGTGTGGAAGATCGAAGACACGTTGACCGAGGTCCCACCGGGCGCCATTTCGATCAACGAACGACGACTCGACGGGTTCACCTACAAAGGCCAGCGGTACGTTCCCGATTCGACCGGCCGCCGGTTCTTTCCCGAATACGTCAAAACGATCGTCGACGAACGAGTCGATTACTTCGGGCCATTTTCCCCGCCGCCGGCGAGCGCGAAAGCCTACTGGCACCGCTATGTCGAATTGGATTACATGCCACGCACGCTGGTCGTGCCCGTTTTCCTGATCGTTTTCACCACCGCTCTGTATTTCCTGGGTCGGCTTTTCACCTTTGGACTTGGCCGTTGGTTCGTCCATGCATTTGACCGCACGATCCTAAGCATTCCGGTGGTCAACAAGGTCTACGGCAGCGTCAAGCAAGTCACGGACTTTGCGTTCAGCGAACGTGATATCGAATTCAACCGCGTCGTCGCGATCCAATATCCCAGCCAAGGCATCTGGTCGCTGGGGTTTGTGACGGGCAATAGCATGAGCGAGATTTCCGAGGCGATCGGCGAACCGATGTTAAGCGTGCTGATGCCGACCAGCCCCATGCCGATGACGGGTTTCACCGTCACGGTCAAACGAAGCGAAGCCATTGACCTGAATTTAACCATCGACGAAGCGATCCAGTTCATCGTTTCCTGCGGTGTCGTCGTCCCGCCCCAGCAACGCGTCGAACGCCCCGTTAGCAAGGGCAAAGCCGCTCCCAACGCACTGCAGCTGAAACCCGGCCCCGGTGGTGTCCCAGCCCCCAACACGCCGTCGAATTCGTAG
- a CDS encoding ComF family protein, with the protein MKDTAAGARKAALELVLPPVCRLCNDSVAEDQDFCRTCDTALRFSETAMRTACRYCGLPRSVTVNPTSRTGGEEIAREEFSSGIDSNESTDADARCQECQTQQHHFDEVIALWSYRDRVTDAVVAAKYVHNAPLADALGRRLGDRVAAAVSDHPPDMVTFVPSHLSRQLTRGGNAIVTIAQRVAAPLRCPCRRLLRTSRRIAKQAWLDDQMRQKNVHGAFLVRKSYASPRSPQIANRHILVVDDVLTTGATANEVARVLKIGGASRITLAVVARAVRGR; encoded by the coding sequence GTGAAAGACACCGCGGCGGGAGCCCGAAAAGCTGCGTTGGAGCTGGTTTTGCCACCGGTTTGCCGGCTGTGCAATGATTCCGTCGCCGAAGATCAAGATTTCTGCCGAACCTGTGACACGGCGCTGCGTTTTTCCGAAACCGCTATGCGGACAGCCTGCCGATACTGTGGGCTGCCCCGCAGCGTCACCGTGAACCCCACGTCGCGAACCGGCGGCGAAGAAATCGCCCGCGAAGAATTCAGTAGCGGAATCGACTCGAACGAAAGCACCGACGCCGACGCCCGCTGCCAAGAATGCCAAACCCAGCAGCATCATTTTGACGAGGTGATTGCGCTCTGGAGCTACCGGGACCGAGTCACCGATGCGGTCGTGGCCGCCAAATACGTCCATAACGCCCCCTTGGCCGATGCACTGGGGCGGCGACTGGGCGATCGCGTGGCGGCCGCGGTATCCGACCACCCACCCGACATGGTCACCTTTGTTCCATCCCACCTCAGCCGCCAACTCACTCGCGGCGGCAACGCCATCGTCACCATCGCCCAACGTGTGGCCGCCCCGCTGCGATGCCCCTGTCGGCGGTTGCTGCGAACCAGTCGCCGGATCGCAAAACAAGCCTGGCTGGACGACCAGATGCGGCAAAAAAATGTTCACGGTGCGTTTTTGGTCAGAAAGAGCTATGCTTCCCCTAGATCGCCCCAAATCGCCAACCGGCATATTTTGGTAGTCGACGACGTCTTGACGACGGGCGCGACGGCCAACGAGGTTGCCAGAGTGCTGAAAATTGGCGGAGCGTCGCGGATCACCTTGGCGGTGGTGGCCCGGGCCGTTCGTGGCCGCTGA
- a CDS encoding RNA polymerase sigma factor, which yields MNFTENSIFAFETRTVAELVCAAQGGDRDAFGVLFERYRPTIVALAMRRVRNADEAEELAQDVFIQAMQKIDQLRVPEAFGGWLRQIVHRMAINRVTRSRNALACDPETLESTCVAEGAPDELAEQREEAKAIRDSIDRLGNLDQQTLKAFYLKSMSLIEMSDQFDAPVGTIKRRLHVARKRLAKEMDVLQAAV from the coding sequence ATGAACTTCACCGAAAACAGCATCTTCGCTTTCGAAACTCGCACCGTTGCAGAACTCGTTTGTGCCGCTCAAGGTGGTGACCGAGACGCGTTTGGCGTCTTGTTTGAACGTTACCGACCCACCATCGTTGCGTTGGCAATGCGTCGAGTCCGGAATGCCGACGAAGCCGAGGAATTGGCCCAGGACGTATTCATCCAAGCGATGCAAAAGATCGACCAGCTTCGCGTCCCCGAAGCGTTCGGTGGATGGTTGCGTCAAATCGTTCACCGCATGGCGATCAACCGAGTGACCCGTTCTCGCAACGCCCTGGCTTGTGATCCGGAAACCTTGGAATCGACCTGCGTGGCCGAAGGAGCGCCGGATGAACTTGCCGAGCAACGCGAAGAAGCGAAAGCGATTCGCGACAGCATCGATCGGTTGGGGAACTTGGATCAACAAACGTTGAAGGCGTTCTACCTGAAAAGTATGTCGTTGATCGAAATGAGCGATCAGTTCGATGCACCCGTGGGAACGATCAAGCGACGTTTGCACGTGGCACGTAAGCGACTGGCCAAGGAAATGGACGTTTTGCAGGCCGCCGTTTGA
- a CDS encoding glycosyltransferase family protein encodes MNIVILHCHFRRGGVTQVVENHVRWLRQDSNIDRIVLVSAGRTDGLGPATRSAVETLSVAGFDYDGIDAETADVSVVDDVGVRADAMESRLRESLGRIGLSADDTVLHWHNHSLGKNTAAPAVVARLADHGYRQLLHIHDFAEDNRPDNYGRLIIASGANGPADLDRFLYPRGDKIHYAALTRADASVIAGLGIPTQQTHWLPNSVCLPESDLPSRDDALAKVTAAMKLPADARWSVYPVRGIRRKNVGEWLLLSRWLPPHHYSGLTLMPDTPIERSSYLRWKSLAADVAPRSVFDAGHHPEVSFAENLAAADLIVSTSVAEGFGMAFLEPWLAGREVIARRLPAAADDFQHTGVSLPKFYDQIAIPGATDWLRQCEQETAVAMQSAWSGVPAKFRPSIQPATESSLMSRESIDFARLTVPRQIEVLRRMVADAGYGREVQHHNQRLLEHLRTPANEDLVAANRDVIAARYSIQSVGQRLVDVYQSILNPAKQMRPAVQAEAVGPAGTADPTTNMNSSSAIDQISVLRPFYPCRTETEIDG; translated from the coding sequence ATGAATATCGTCATTTTGCATTGCCATTTCCGACGCGGCGGCGTTACCCAAGTCGTCGAAAACCATGTGCGATGGTTGCGCCAAGATTCAAACATCGATCGTATCGTGCTGGTTTCTGCGGGCCGCACCGATGGACTTGGGCCAGCAACGCGATCCGCGGTGGAGACGCTTTCGGTTGCCGGTTTCGATTACGACGGTATCGATGCCGAGACAGCCGACGTGTCCGTCGTCGATGACGTTGGGGTGCGAGCCGACGCGATGGAGTCGCGGCTAAGGGAATCGTTGGGCCGTATCGGGCTGTCTGCCGACGACACCGTTTTGCATTGGCACAACCACAGTTTGGGAAAGAACACGGCGGCGCCGGCGGTGGTCGCCCGATTGGCCGATCATGGCTATCGCCAGTTGTTGCACATTCACGACTTTGCCGAAGACAATCGACCGGACAACTATGGCAGATTGATCATCGCATCGGGGGCGAATGGTCCGGCGGATTTGGATCGGTTTCTGTATCCCCGGGGCGACAAGATTCACTATGCGGCGCTGACGCGTGCCGATGCGTCGGTGATCGCTGGATTGGGGATCCCCACGCAACAAACGCACTGGTTGCCCAACAGCGTCTGTCTTCCTGAATCGGATTTGCCGTCGCGAGACGATGCACTGGCCAAAGTAACTGCGGCGATGAAGTTGCCCGCCGATGCCAGATGGTCGGTCTACCCGGTCCGTGGGATCCGCCGCAAGAACGTGGGGGAATGGTTGTTGCTGTCGCGTTGGTTGCCCCCCCATCACTATTCGGGGCTGACGTTGATGCCGGACACGCCGATCGAACGGAGTTCGTATTTGCGATGGAAGTCGTTGGCCGCGGACGTGGCGCCGCGATCCGTGTTCGATGCTGGCCATCATCCCGAGGTGTCGTTTGCCGAAAATTTGGCTGCGGCAGATTTGATTGTTTCGACCAGTGTGGCCGAGGGGTTCGGGATGGCGTTCCTAGAACCTTGGTTGGCCGGGCGCGAAGTGATCGCGCGTCGATTGCCAGCAGCCGCGGACGATTTTCAGCACACCGGCGTATCGCTGCCTAAGTTCTACGATCAGATTGCTATCCCTGGTGCCACCGATTGGCTTCGTCAATGCGAACAAGAAACGGCCGTCGCAATGCAGTCCGCTTGGTCGGGGGTGCCAGCGAAATTTAGGCCATCGATCCAGCCGGCCACCGAGTCATCATTGATGTCACGCGAATCAATCGACTTTGCTCGCTTGACCGTACCCCGCCAGATCGAGGTGCTGCGCCGTATGGTCGCCGATGCGGGGTATGGTCGTGAAGTCCAGCATCACAACCAGCGGTTGCTGGAACATCTTCGTACGCCGGCAAACGAAGACTTGGTAGCCGCCAATCGCGATGTGATCGCGGCACGCTACTCGATCCAGTCCGTTGGCCAACGGTTGGTCGATGTGTACCAATCGATTTTGAACCCTGCGAAACAAATGCGGCCAGCCGTTCAGGCCGAAGCGGTCGGTCCTGCGGGAACAGCGGATCCCACAACCAACATGAATTCATCCAGCGCGATCGATCAGATCAGCGTGTTGCGTCCCTTTTACCCTTGTCGAACGGAAACTGAAATTGATGGCTAG
- a CDS encoding HAD family hydrolase — protein sequence MASPASWRQAFLDDRRPMEPTATEVNASLRPLENVRAVIFDVYGTLVISGSGDVGSADSDGDGRDAIMADAIASVWGDSSPDPMPGIEQLQQQIRSTNAARVSDQCPQPEVDIVDVWRHTMADSGVDVTPEDNDRLLRLAASYEAQANPTWPMPGAQKLLSELNTSGIRMGIVSNAQFFSPSLVEDLLDGSSLDQGGFDLNCCVFSNRFRHAKPGPKLFDVLRNGLARVGIAPHEAVYVGNDMLNDIWAASMAGLKTAWFAGDGRSCRPRQNDPRCRSLRPDVVLTDLLQLLSCLQSI from the coding sequence ATGGCTAGTCCCGCATCGTGGCGACAGGCGTTCCTGGATGATCGCCGGCCGATGGAGCCGACGGCAACGGAAGTCAACGCGTCGCTTCGCCCACTGGAGAATGTCCGCGCGGTCATTTTTGACGTCTACGGAACGCTGGTCATCAGCGGCAGCGGCGACGTCGGGTCGGCTGATTCGGATGGTGACGGTCGTGACGCCATCATGGCCGATGCGATTGCGTCGGTATGGGGCGATTCATCCCCCGACCCGATGCCGGGGATCGAACAGTTGCAGCAGCAGATACGCAGCACCAATGCGGCAAGGGTCAGCGATCAATGCCCCCAACCAGAGGTGGATATTGTCGATGTTTGGCGTCATACGATGGCTGATTCCGGCGTCGATGTGACCCCCGAGGATAACGATCGATTGCTGCGATTGGCCGCCTCCTACGAGGCCCAAGCGAACCCGACTTGGCCGATGCCGGGAGCCCAAAAGTTGCTTTCCGAGCTCAACACCAGTGGCATTCGAATGGGAATTGTCAGCAACGCACAATTTTTTTCGCCAAGTTTGGTCGAAGATTTATTGGACGGCTCATCGCTGGATCAGGGCGGCTTTGACCTGAATTGTTGCGTGTTTTCGAACCGATTTCGGCATGCCAAACCGGGGCCGAAACTATTCGATGTTTTGCGAAACGGACTCGCAAGAGTTGGAATTGCGCCCCACGAAGCGGTTTATGTCGGCAACGACATGCTCAACGATATCTGGGCTGCGTCGATGGCAGGCCTCAAGACGGCTTGGTTTGCCGGCGATGGGCGAAGTTGTCGTCCGCGGCAAAACGATCCACGCTGCCGGTCTTTGCGTCCCGACGTGGTGCTGACGGACCTGCTGCAGTTGCTAAGTTGTTTGCAAAGCATCTAA